The Ignicoccus islandicus DSM 13165 sequence CGGGCACCCCCGCAGCGCCGGTAAGGCCAACTATAAGAAAATTTAAGAGCTTAACCCTCTTGCCTTAAGTAACTCTTTAGCGAACCAAGCGAAGCCCTTTCCAGCAGGGTACGGGGTTACTATATCAGCATGCTTCTTCAAAACGTCTTGTGCGTCGCTAACGGCAACCCCTATGCCAGCTAATTTTATCATGTCGAGATCGTTTTCGGCGTCGCCAACGGCAGCCAACTTCTCTAACGGTATACCGAACCTCTTCAAGATCCTCTCTACACCTAGTCCCTTCCCGCATCTCTCTGGCATTACGTGTATCGCGTGACGACTCGCTTTCACCCTTATACCGTGCTTTAGGTAGCCGAACTCTCTCAGTATTTCCTCAGCCTTCTGGGCATCGCTTTCCTTTACCTCACCCGTAGGAGAGTTCAAGGCGAAATCGCACATTCTCCAAGGGTTTTGCCAGGAAGGTTTCCAACCGTTTGTAGATAGTACCTTTAGTAGTATTTCGGCAGCCTCTTTCGCTACATTACATAATTCCTCGTCTACCACCAATTCCCTCCAATTGAAGTCTCCTACGCCACAACCGTTCTCGAATACAGTAGGTGCGGAGGTACCTAGATATCTCTTTAAGGTAGCAACGATAGGGAAGCTGTTACCACTTACCAGTATGACCCTTATTCCATATCTTTCCAATTCCCTCAGCGCTTTTATCGCATCTATATCCAAGACGAAGGAAATTCCCTCTGTTAAGGTACCATCTACGTCTGCAGCAACAACTTCTACTTTTGAGAGGTCCATTTCCTCAGCACCTCCACTACCTCACTTATGAGAGGTTGTAAAACCATTACTTTAGGTCGAACTTCCCTCCATTCGCCACTTAGCGTAACGGTGAGTAAGTGGTAACTTCCCATGGGGCTTACAGCAATAACTTTTCCCTCAGAAGTCGCTACTAAGCCGTTTACTATCAACTCTCCTAAAAAGTCTGTTCTTAAGAGACCTAAGTTCAAATTCAAGTTCTCTATTGGAACATTTGCTATTAAGGTCGACATGTCAATTTGGTCTTCACTGTAATTTATCTCAGTAAGGAAGGAAATAAGTTCGGCTACATAATCTTTAAAATTATCTATATCGCCAAACAGTATGATGTTCTTCGCATCGGGAGTAACGTATATTTTATATGCTATTGACTGGAGATCTTCCGAAGGCTTATAACCAATTAGCAAATTTTCCATGCTTAGTATCTCATATGTACCGTCCTCTTTTGGGAGGACCTTAGCGCTCCATAAACCGTATTTCGCTAATACTTTCGAGAACTCGACTAGGTTGAGGGGAACGCTTAGGTGAAGCTCCAATCTCGCACTTCCTTCCACTAGGCAGCACCTCTCAAATGGGCCACGGGTTCTAGTCGTTCCTCAGTTTAATTTAATTGCAAATCGTTCGTCTTAGGAAGTAACGGGCATAACTATTGCGTCACCTAATCTCAACTAGAGAATTATCTAAGAAGGACATGATGGAAATATGGGACATTGCTTCTGAAATAGAGAGTAAACGCCTCCACAAAAGCTCTTGGTGTCTCCTAGAGGGCAAGACGGTCACTCTAGCATTCTTCGAGCCTTCCACTAGAACACGCTTAAGTTTTCAACTAGCGGCCAAGAGGTTATGTGCCAACGTTCTTCCTACGGTTGGGGAAGAAGCGTTAAGTTTAGCAAAGGGCGAGAGTTTTCACGATACCGTTATGGTCTTAGATGAACTAAGTGACGTGTTAGTAATAAGGCACTGGATGGAAGGCGCAGCTAAGTACGCTTCGGAAATAGCTAAGCATGCTATCGTTAACGCTGGCGATGGACGTAACTACCATCCAACTCAGACGCTGATAGACTTGTATACCGTAAAGAAGAGATTCGGAACCATTGATGGACTCAGTTTCGCATTAGTGGGAGATTTGAGATACGCTAGAACGGCTAAGTCACTCCTAATGGCTCTTACTAAGTTCAATGTTAAATCAATATATATAGTTGCACCGCCCCAGCTGAAACCACACCCATGGATAGTGGAAGAACTAAGGAGAAATAACGTTAGGGTTTTCGAAACGGATAACTTAAATGAAATTATAGGAATGGTAGACGTTTTATATGTAACTAGGATACAAAAGGAGAGAATCCCCGATCCAGCTGAATATGAGAAATTAAGGGGAAGTTATAGAGTAACGCTTGAATTGGTGAAGAGAGGCAAGAGCGATTTGCTAGTATTACACCCACTGCCTAGGCTCGATGAGTTGGATTACGAAATAGATAGTACGCCACACGCCGGTTATTTGGAACAAGTACGCGTTGCCGTTCCAGTTAGGATGGCCGCTCTAGCGTGGAGCTACGGGGTGGTATGATGAAGGAAATGAAGGTAAGCAAAATAAACAATGGAACTGTAATTGACCATATTCCTCCAGGAAGAGCCCTGGAGGTACTCAAGCTACTAGGCATAACTGGAAAGGAAGGTAAAATGATACTGGTAGCAATGAACGTAACTTCAAACAGGATGAAAGGTGGTAGGAAGGACATAGTAAAGATAGAGGGACTCTATTTATCTGAGGACCAAATAAGGAGAATAGCCTTAATAGCACCGACTGCTACCATAAATATTATAAAGAACCGGGAAGTCGTAGAGAAGAAAGGCGTTGAAATACCCGACGAGGTATCCGGAATATTGAAATGCTCTAATCCTACTTGTATAACTAGAAACGAAAAGGTTAGAGTGGCTTCAAAGTTTAGAGTCATAAATAAAAATCCGCTTAGATTACAGTGTGTCTATTGTGAGAGTATAATCGAAGAGGAAGAAATTAGTAAGTACATGGTGACGTAACTTGAAGTACGAATATAAGATATCGGGAGTATTGAGGAAAAGGAAACTCAATAAGTACGTATACGAAATTTACGTGAAATGGGCTGAGAAACCTCCAGTAGGAACGTTCTTCATGGTGTGGCTGCCGGGGTTCGAAGCCATACCACTCTCCGTAGCCGATTGGGATAAAGGCGCCCTCAAGTTCTTAGTTCAAATAAGAGGTCAAACTACTAAGGCGTTATATAGTGCAGAGAAAGTTGGACTAATGGGTCCTTTGGGAAGGGAGGCACCCAGACCTTCTTCGAAACCCACTTTGATAGCCGGTGGAATAGGGGTCGCTCCATTGCTTTACATGAGACGCGAATGGGGAGGAAAGTTAATATATGGGGCTCGGAACTCAGAGATGTTGATACCTCTAGATGAGCTTGGGGGAGAGGTAATAGTAGCTACTGAGGACGGTTCTAAGGGAATTAAAGGTACCGTTATAGATGCGTTCAAGGAAAATCTCGCTAAGAGCGACATCTATTCATGTGGACCCCTTCCCATGATGAGGGCCTTAGGCGAAATGGCTCGTTCCATGGGTTTAAGAGGTTACGGGAGTACGGAAGTACCAGTGAAATGCGGAATGGGGATATGTGGCGCTTGCGCTATAGCGGGAAGGTTATTGTGCAAGGAACCTTGGATACCCCTTCACCTATTTTAAAAAATCATCCCTTTACGTTAACCACTATTACTTGGCCGCTACCTCCAGTAGCAGCCCCAACGCTTTGACCAGTAGTCTGTACTGGAACGGTTTGTGGAATGGCTGGACTCAGCGCTGTGGAGTGACTCTGTATTATAGTTTCACACGCCGAAATCTTTGGAAACACGTATAGCCAGCCGAAGACTATCAGCAAGAACGTCAAGATTAGTGCTATTACGAAGTCGCCTATCTTGTCCCTTTCACACTCGTTTGGTAACAGTAATATCGCTAAGGGTGGAAAGATGAACCCTAAGATCCATGCTAGTATCAAACCCACGAACCTTTCACCGATGGTGTTCTAGACTGTAAAACATTTCAATGGTCACTGAAACTGAAACGTTTGGTAAATGTGAATAGAATGAGAGGCCGGGAGACCTCGGGGTCATTCTCCCGATAATCGGGCGTCACGTGGATCCCCGAGGCACTCCTCGTGATGAAATTAGGAATTGAGGATTAGTTAAGCTTAGCCCGATGAGGAGTACGCCATCGGGAGAGGAGTGATCGGAAGCCCCCACTGAGGGAAAAATTACTTGATTGGAATAGTCATGTTACACGTTACTGCTATTAATCCTACTTGAGTGGACGTTACGTTACCGCTTAGCTTCGTCGGTTGACTCTGCATCCCGCATACGCAATAACAGTCCGGCGGCTCTTCGGCTACCTTTGCTGGCTGTGGACTGGGCGGGGGCTGAATTGCCGGGGTCTTACAGTTGAGGCACTCGGCACCTCCTACTACCGTGAATAAGCTACCTTGATATTGGAAGAGCACGTCCTTGCTGCTAGTGAAGGCGTAGCTCTCGTAGTTTGCGTTGCAATTAACTTGGTTATCTTGTTCGGCGTAAGCTCTGCATTCGCTCAAACTGACCTCTCCAAGCGAGGTATCGTTGACGGTCTTTAGCAGCATATCGGGCCTTTCCGCTTTCTTCGGTCTATCGAAGAGATCTAGGCCGCTCCATACGTCAGCAAAGATACCGACTTGTTGGCCAGTGTTCTCGGGCGTGGCATTGCTATCGAACGATTTCACAGTGCTAACTAGAGCGCTCCATCCCGCGTTGTTACCGCTAGTTATTCCACTGAAGAACCAGTTGAGAGCTATGTACGGCCAAGTCCAGTTCTCTCCTAATACTAAGTCAGCCCTATCGTAGTGGAAGACAACGTCACCGCTCTCGTATAGGGTCGCTCCGAACCTAGCCCTTAACCACGGATCGTTTTCCCAATATGGATAGAAGCTCTCGTCCCACCATATTGATGCCCACCTCTGACCGTGACTGTAACCGTACTGGGTCCATTTCTCGATATGTGCTCCGTGCCATCCCGCATACAGGAAGCTATTCGTCCAAGCTATTAAGTCGCTGAAGAACGGATATATACCAGTGTGGCCTAAGAACTCGTTCCAGTTGGGCGTGTAGTCCCTTAGGAACCAATCTTGTTGGGTGCAATCGTCCTTGAAGTACATGTCGCCGTTAACCATTATAGCTATCCAGTTGAGCCAGTTTACGCCGTAGAACGGGAATTGCGATAGATCGAACGATGGTATGTCCTCCCTACTCGAAGGCGTTGCCTTGAACCACACCCAGTCGTCGTCTAGGGTTAGAGGGGCGTGCCAACACCCAATGGGCGTTACGTCGCTCGGGTAGCGATAGTAGGACTCCTCAGTAGCCACGAGCACTTGTAGTACGCCTCCGTTACACATGTCGTACCATTGTATGGTAACGGTGTGGTATCCTTCAGGTACCTCTATGACGTAATAGTCTTGTCTAGGAGCCGTCGGGTCCCATAGGTCTAGTGCTGTATTGTTATCTATCCAAACCTTAATTCCATCGTCGTGGCGTATGTAGATCTTAGTTCCCGGCGTGAAGTACATAGTTGTATTCATTACTCCGTAGTAGGCCCAGTGCTTCCCATCTAGTAAGCATCTAGGCCCTCTATATGGTATCTTTACTAAGGGATTACCTATTAACCAGTAGCTCTCTGGGTTCGTACACCAATTGGCGGCGCAACATGGACCACCGTTTGGTAGAGTTTCGTTGCTATACACGGCAACGCTGTAGTCCCAATCACTAGTCGTAGGCGAACCGCTTACCGGCTTAGTCGGAACCGTTGCGTCCACCTTAGCGACAAGCGAACAGCTCTCTGAACACTGCCATTGCGGATCTAACCATGGTCTATCTCCAGGGGAGTCCGGTTCCCAGTGAGGTTGATAGTGAGTAGAGAAGGTACACTGGTGACCCCATTGGCAGTCTGCATCCATGGGGAAGGCCTTGTACACCTCTACGTGCCACTTCACGAGAGGTTGGGTGTTACTTCCAGTTAGACCCCATATTTGGTTGTTTCTCTCGAGAGCGCCTCTGCGGCTCCACGGTTCTTCTATGTAGTATCCCTTCTTAGTGAGATAGACTACGTAGAAGCTGTTCGCTTGAACCCACGGGTTGCGAGCCAGTTCTAGTAATTTCTTAGGATCGTTAACCTCCGGACTCTTCGGAGCGACTACTATTACGTCGTCTATACTGACCGTACCATAGTGCTCTTCCGAGTTAGAGGCAGTGAATCCTAGGAACCACTCCTCTGGAATACTGAATCCTTCGAGTCCCACGCTAGTATTTAGTACTAGTTCGTTGTCTATCCACACCATTACCTTTCCTCCGCACGTAGCTATTTGCGAACACGCCTCGAAGGAGCTGAAGCCTACGTTAGGCTTCAAGCAGTAGGTCATGTAACTGAACTCGCCTATTGATTGAGATACGTCGAAGTAGCAGTTACCGGACCATTGAGGATCAACGTATATCGTCAATTCGTGCCAGTTTCCATCTATTATTGAAGACGGTGAGATTGCGTGGTATCCTATGAGTGCGTAAGGTGAATCCTTCACTAATGCGACATGCGCGTCCACCAGAATATTATTCTCCATGAATAGACCAAGGCTCTTTACTCTATGTGCCTCTACTGGAGGCGCTTGGCTCCTGTGGAAGTCTACTTCTACTGCGTAACCGGGACTATAGCCGCTGTTAGGTCCAGCTATTAAGCCTAGCGCGGAACCTCCCCACGGTCTCACTTGCCATACGCTCGTGAAGTCCTTGCTCTCTAACGGATAGTATTTCTTGTAGAAAGCGACAGCGAAGCCTTCGGGATCGCCCTCAACTTTGAACTTCAAGTTCAATAACCACGGTCTTCCTTGCAGTAACCATCTGATGTTCTCCATGATTTTCGGATCGACTAATATAACACTGGCTTGGTTCGGCTGACCTGACACTAACTCTATCAGTCCGTTCCCTCCTTGGTTTAGCGCCTTGAGTCCAAGCTTCGGTTGGGAGTTAGAGCCCGGTGGAGCTTCGTATCTTTTTATTACGGTCCAGTTCGCCATATAATTGAAATCGTCGTCCACTAGGACCTTTATTTCACCGCTTTGCGCATGGACGTAGTAATCGTCCGCTGCACAGAGCTTAGCGACCTCAGTTAAGTTCTCTACAGTACCAGGCTGGCATAGCCTGAAGTCATCGATGAGGGTAACGGTCGATAGATCCCCAATGTTACCGCTCGAAGTGAACCCGATGCTCCATGCCGGTGGGATATAGAAGCCGGAGCTCGGCTCGCTAACTACTTCGTTTACCTTTACGTATAGTCCTCCTCCGCAACAACTGTCCGCGAAGTAGATCACGACAATGTAATAGCCTGGCTCTGGGAAGTTCAGACTGAACGTCCTGACCCTCCCGGGTGTATAGGCCCAGTTGCTCTCGACGATCCTTGGCTTACTTATTATTATCCATTTTCCTTGCTCTTCGTCGTACTTAACTTTCGCAACAGCAACGGCTTGGGCGTCATCGGCAGCTATTTGGAACTGAAGCGTCGTAGGCTTAGTTATCTGAACTATTGAGTACGCGCTGACGAATGCAGCCTCATCTAACTCGGGTGGCCTCTGATATACTACGTAAGTTGCTGCATCAGTTGGTACTATGCCGTAACAACCGCTTATTTGCCTTAATCTGCCGTCGTACGTAACAACCTCGTTACTTCCTAGGAACCAAGAGGTTCCGAGTGGTTGTATTACGCCTATTGGATATCTATACTCTTCTCCATCCACAGTGATGTGATCAATTCTCTGGAACCATATAGAGTCTTCGTCGTTGCTGGCCACTTCGTAGACGTTACCCGGATCCCAAGCGTTGCCGTTATCGAAGAAGTTAGGTATTGAAGAGGTTGGCGGTTTAAGTAGTTCTCTTATTTCGTCATTGACGTTGACGTTCGGCACGATGTACTTACTTGGATCGGGCGGGACTCTGGGGTTGCGACCGGGACAATCATCGAAGTTGTCGTCATAGAATAGCCTCACTTTCCACGCTAGCTTACCAACTCCATTATAGAGCTTGAGAGTTATTGGTTCGTCCCACCAAGAATTGCCCCACTGCACAATTATCCTATTGAGGCCGGGTCTAGCGTAGATTGTCCATAGTATTTTCGGATTACCAGCCATTACGAACCATCCGGAGACCACCGGTTCAATTCTAGTTTCGGTACTCCCATCTTCTCGAAGCACTTGATACTCGTGCCATACTTTTATGTAGTCGCTTCCGTACGCTTCAAGTACTACTATTCCATTACTCGATGCTTGGAACTCCGCCACTATTACTGCCCTACTGCTACTACTACCACCACTTCTCTTGGTCCAGACTATGTTTTCCGCTATGTAATCGAACTCGTAAACGTAGCCTTCGGAGGGGCCATCGAATACCGTTACGCCTTGATCGGGCTTAGCGACGAATACTAGAGACGTTCCCGGAGTTTTCGTAAGCGGGATAGGGAAGCTATCAGTTAATTCATATGGGTTAGCGTTAGCTACAACGTAACTACCGTCTAGGTTGACCGGGTTCGCGTTCGATGGTACTTCGTTGTAGTTGTTCGGTTCTTGAGTCGCACACGTCGTACCACTGCAAGTGAAGAGGGCGACGTACCACTTCACGGCGTTACCGTTTTCGTCGTAGACGAAGACGTCGTGGCCTATAGCGCTTCCACTACCATAGGTGGCCTTGGTTACGTCTTGCGCATCAAGTAGGACTTTATTTACGTTACCGTTTCCATCCATCTCGTACGCTACCACGCTCATTCTCTGGAAATAGGCATTTCCTCTACTTACAACGTCTTCGGGCTTAACTATGACACAAATTCTCTTCCATGCGTTTAGGAAGTCTTCGAACGTCGTTGTGAACCTAGCTAGGACCTCTCCCGGTAACCAATTGGTGAACATATCTCTATATATCAGTGCATAGTGAGGGGCTAGAGGTTCATTATCTATCCAATAGCTATTGGTACCATCGAATTGAGCCATTGTCGTATATCTCGGGTCGAACTCTACACCAAAGCCCGAGCTATCGCCGGTTCCATAGAAGCCTAACAAGTCTGGGGCATTGGAGGGTACTATGTAATCGAATTGTTTGTAGAAGCTGAACGTAAAGCCTCCTTCAGGTCCGCCAACGTTCGTTATCCCGCTGTAAGAGTTCCTAGTCGCGATGAGTGCATTGAAACATGCGACCCAAGGCTTTAATAGATCCTCTCTGATGTTATCCATTACGAAATCGCTTAACCTTATGAATCCGTTTTGGAGGAGTACCTCCATATCTCCATTGTCGTTTTCAATCGGGTAACCAAGGCTCTTTAAGTAGGTATCGAAGTCGCCTACGTATACGTCGCCTTGTAGGTTCCACTTACCCGCCTCCTTCATGACCTCAGCATTGGCTTTTCCGATATCCAGTTCGTTTGAAGATATCCTATTGAAGTCTTCCTTGAACGGTATGTTTACTAGGAGGCTCGGTTGCGAACCGTGTTCGTTAACTAGGTATGGAGACGGACAGTCTGTCTTAGATTGGTGTATGTTATCGTAACAGCCTCTTTCTAGTGGAGCGTAGAAGACGCCGTAGTTCCCTTGCGGAGGCGGTATGTAGGTACTCGAAGGCTTAACGTTGATCGGTGGGAGGAAGTTAGTGCCCATGTAAGGACCTCCTAGTTGGTACCATATTTCGAGAGGCCAGTACTTGACGTAAACGCATACGCCACCTCTCACGGTCTCTCCTGGATAGACCGTGAACGGTATCCTTACAGTCACCCAACCAGCTGCGTTGCCGTAGCCATAGTCACTTAGTAGAGGCTTATAGAATATTCCGGCCTTCTTATCAGTTATCGCGAACTTTAGGTATCCGGTATCTAGAGCATCGTAGAAGTGGATGGTTACCACGTGCGCACCGGGCTTAACTGGCAGAGCTATAGTCTGCGTCATTTCGTAAGGCATGGTTTCGTTTCTCGTAACTACCTCTTCCACGAACCTACCATACACTTTAGTCTCATCTACATATTCTCTTATTCTTAGTTCATCTATCCAGTAGGGCCATCCTCCCCTAACTACTATCCTCGTATACGTTCTCTGGGTGCTCGGTAACCTCCTTAGTTCGGTGTCCTTTAGCGTGTAAGTACCAGTGGTGGGTCCATCTAAGAAGAGCTTTACTTCATGAGGCAAGATCGCTAGTTGAGTGAAGTACCACGCCCCCCTTACTAGGTCGATACCGCCGGAACTGTGGGCGTACGCGTTACCGTTTGTTCTCTCGTCTATACCGATTGACTGACCATTAAAGTCAACGTATGTGGTAAATCCATTGAAACTATCGTCCTCCAGCCCCACTCTAGTTATTGGACAGTTCATGTGTTCTCTGAGCCTGTAGTTAAAGAACTCGAGCACGTAACCGTGATTCTCATCGACCGTTACGCCTCTTGAGGGAGCCCAGTTCAAGTACCTTATCTCAACGTTCGCTTCCTTTCTTACCCTTATCCAATCTAGTTGCGAGTTGCCTTGGTTCCTATTTCTGTCTGAATCGCCGTGGAGGGCTACGTAGATGGTCTGCCAATTGGGTGCATTGGTAATTGGGTCGTAGTCTCCAGAGTTCGATAGGATGCCTTCGTAGCTGGTTGATCTGTATATATCTGCCCTACTGTTGCCGTAAATTACCTTGAAGAACCTCCAAGAGTTAGCGTCTAGATTATTAGAACCTCCGTATACCCAATTGGGGTTCCTCACTACCCACACTCTGGAATACGTCGTGGTTGCTGCGACGCCTATGAACCTGTCGTACGGATGATTGGGGTCCCTTACCAACATTACGCCTAGGTCTCTATCCCCGCTGTTGCCTTGTCCTCTGGCCCTTCCTTCTACTATTATCTTTTCGTTATTGTTTACTATTATGGGGGAGCTCCATACCAAGGCCATTCCTCGTCCTTCGGATCTGACCCACCAGCCGTTCCAATCTCCCCACATTATTAGGAGACCGTTCTCAATGCTGAATTGCCCAGAGGGGTTGTTCACCGAAATCCAATTGGGATCCAGCGAATTACCATTGAAGTCGTCATACAGTAAGAATATATTTCTTGGATCGGTAACTAACCCTTCTTCGCCCCTAGTTACGGTTACGTTGATGCTGGCATTGGGAGCTAGAGAGCTTATTAGTATCCAAAGGGCACCGTTGCTCTTAGTATGGTCAGTCGTGCATTCGCCAGTCGAGGTTTCGTAGCAGAAGGGTAAGTCGCCGGCATCCGTTTTCACTGAAACGCTCGTTCCCTTAAACGGCGTTTCTATTCTAACTTGGACGTTGTTTAACGCATTACCGGTCGGGTTCCTTATAGTGATTTTCAAGCTATCCGGAATAGCTCTTAGGTCCGGTATCTCTAGGTACCCTCCTTGGGGATCGCAAGCGCCGTCCTTCTTCGCGGCACCTCTACTATAGAGAGGTGCGACTTCGTCGTTCGGAACTACAACTCTCCCATCACCAATGCTCTTCCATCCCATATCGACGTCGAAGTTATCGTAGTAATGGAACACGTTCTTGGGATCAGTAGCACCGTTAGTACCCACTATTACGTTGAGCCTAAGCGCGCTCGGCCCCGGAGGCAAGCTAACTCTCAACCATATGCGTACGTCCCTGGGCGAAGGCTCCGTGGTACAAGGCCCATAGGAGCTCAGCTGTCCTTGTACTATACCTTCCTCGTAGCAGAAAGGTATGGGATTTCCGTTTTCGTCAGTTACGGTTATCGGTTTTCCTATTAGTTCAGAAGGTAGTTTAATTGGTATTTCAACGTCCCTTAACTCTCGAGATAGCATGTTCGTTAATTCTATTTTCCATACTTTTTCGGTTATCGTTCTCTCGGTTCTCTCTATCCAGCTTGAGAACACTGGTTGACCGTCTAGGAAGACTTTGTAACCGACGTCGTAGCTGGTCACTTCTAGGAAGACTGTTCCGTTTATCATTGCAGTAAATGGTATATTTATTACACCATAGGCTGTCTTGCCAGTGACTACGTTATCGTCATACAGTATTAACTTATCTGCTCCCTTCTTCTCAATAACATCACCGAATAATCCCTTACCTGCAAATTCAATCACTTCCTCTGGCTGGATAGTAAGTTCGTCACTCGATTGAACGTCTCCTGCTGGAACTTGAGATGGCGTAGAGGGCTCGATGGGAATACCGTTCACCGTATATAGAGTATAATTAGATTGGAACTTCACGCTTGGGCTGAAGAAGCCCCAGTGATCGCTCAAGTAGTATGGCGCATTGAATACTTTCAATTGAGTGCCGTTAGATTCAACGTAAACCTCAGGAACTAAGTTTCCATCTTCATCTTTTAGAATTACTTCGTTGCCTAAGTAGGGGGATGAGAACGTTAACGACTTGATATGGGAGTATATCGACCAATACCATCTGCTACGATAATACTCAGTACTACCGTATTCGACCTCATCCAACGTTGCAATAGTAGGAGTAAAGCTCCAGTCAGTTAGAACTTTCGTATCCGACTTAGGATCTTTAACCCACGCCATGATGCCGTAGATATATGAACACTTGTAACCTCCAGGTCCGCAAGTGTTCTTAAAGAAGTTAAGTCTCTCTTCTAAGTTCGGATCGCCCTTATAGGCCAATTCGAGATACCTTTCCGGGAATCCCTTTCCTCCGGCCCCATCGCCCATTGCTAACTTCGTAGCATTGACCGGAATAACTATTGGGAAGTCGTTCCTAAGGATGGTACTTCTCAATTCGAATGGTATGAAGAATACTGCCGTTCTGTCGTCTGGAGGCGGCGGACACTTTTGGTTAGCGAATAGGGCTGCTAAGGAAATCCATTGCGTGGTAGGTAATCCCTTTATCTTACAGGTACAGTTACATTGAGAGGTTGTTATCCCTCCTTGCAACTGGAAAGACGCAATGCTCAAACCTCCTGTTGCGTTTGCGAGCGTTAATCTGCAAGGCGTGAGTTCAACGTCTGCTGAAATGGTTGTTACCTTTACGCTATCTACCTTAATGCTTTCTATTCGATCCGTTTGACCAATTAACGATACTTGCACGGAGGCTATTGCATATAGACCCGTGGAGTTACCGTCTACCAAGACTTCCCAATCGTTCTTTTTGGCGCCTTCATAGAGTAGCTCGAAGGTAGGGGACGAGGCGTTCAAGGGTAATAGTAGCTTTAACAAGGCAACACTAGACTGGCCGGTCTTCGGATCGATTAGAGTTACGCTCGATTGCGGCGAGGAAGGCGTTAGAATCACTTGGCTCAAGGTATGGGCACCTTCTTTGAAGGTTGTATTAAGAGCGATGGTTACTGCTAGCAATACTTCGTTAGGCAGCTTTACATTCTCTTTATATATTATGTTGACGAACGAGCCTTGGAGGCCTTTTACATTAATTGTGCTTGAAGTACATGCACAGAGTCCCGCGCTTAACAGCGCCGCTACGTAAGCCTTTTGAGCACCTATGTTTGGAGTAGACATTTCCATGCCTATTTCTTGTTGCCTATTTATTATTTGGACGAACATCATCATGGCTAACAAGAAGAGTATTAACATTATGAAGGCGCCTATTACTATCCCTA is a genomic window containing:
- a CDS encoding YqaE/Pmp3 family membrane protein gives rise to the protein MGLILAWILGFIFPPLAILLLPNECERDKIGDFVIALILTFLLIVFGWLYVFPKISACETIIQSHSTALSPAIPQTVPVQTTGQSVGAATGGSGQVIVVNVKG
- the pyrB gene encoding aspartate carbamoyltransferase encodes the protein MRHLISTRELSKKDMMEIWDIASEIESKRLHKSSWCLLEGKTVTLAFFEPSTRTRLSFQLAAKRLCANVLPTVGEEALSLAKGESFHDTVMVLDELSDVLVIRHWMEGAAKYASEIAKHAIVNAGDGRNYHPTQTLIDLYTVKKRFGTIDGLSFALVGDLRYARTAKSLLMALTKFNVKSIYIVAPPQLKPHPWIVEELRRNNVRVFETDNLNEIIGMVDVLYVTRIQKERIPDPAEYEKLRGSYRVTLELVKRGKSDLLVLHPLPRLDELDYEIDSTPHAGYLEQVRVAVPVRMAALAWSYGVV
- the pyrI gene encoding aspartate carbamoyltransferase regulatory subunit, whose product is MKEMKVSKINNGTVIDHIPPGRALEVLKLLGITGKEGKMILVAMNVTSNRMKGGRKDIVKIEGLYLSEDQIRRIALIAPTATINIIKNREVVEKKGVEIPDEVSGILKCSNPTCITRNEKVRVASKFRVINKNPLRLQCVYCESIIEEEEISKYMVT
- a CDS encoding phosphoglycolate phosphatase, which translates into the protein MDLSKVEVVAADVDGTLTEGISFVLDIDAIKALRELERYGIRVILVSGNSFPIVATLKRYLGTSAPTVFENGCGVGDFNWRELVVDEELCNVAKEAAEILLKVLSTNGWKPSWQNPWRMCDFALNSPTGEVKESDAQKAEEILREFGYLKHGIRVKASRHAIHVMPERCGKGLGVERILKRFGIPLEKLAAVGDAENDLDMIKLAGIGVAVSDAQDVLKKHADIVTPYPAGKGFAWFAKELLKARGLSS